The Pseudolabrys sp. FHR47 genome contains a region encoding:
- a CDS encoding citryl-CoA lyase has protein sequence MLIGKAGPATTSICTSDASSIEVRGKDLCGDLMGRITFTEYFFLLVTGREPTEKQRFFLDLLLVAIAEHGLTPTAQASRMTYAADPACLQAAVAAGILGCGSVVLGTSELCGRVLMAAQERVKAGATPAAVVLAIAQETRASGGKLPGFGHPVHHPVDPRSERILELADREGAAGPHVALARLFPAAAAEVWKRPLPMNVSMAIAAVLLDLDFPPAIIKGIPLLARTAGLLGHLAEEQETPIGFLMAHHGEEAIKYAKK, from the coding sequence ATGCTGATCGGCAAGGCTGGCCCCGCCACGACGTCGATCTGCACGTCCGATGCGTCCAGCATCGAGGTGCGCGGCAAGGACCTGTGCGGCGATCTGATGGGTCGCATCACTTTCACTGAATATTTCTTCCTGCTGGTCACCGGCCGCGAACCTACGGAGAAGCAGCGCTTCTTTCTCGACCTGCTGCTGGTGGCGATCGCCGAACATGGCCTGACGCCGACCGCGCAGGCTTCGCGCATGACCTATGCCGCCGATCCGGCCTGCCTGCAGGCGGCCGTCGCCGCCGGCATTCTCGGCTGCGGGTCGGTTGTTCTTGGTACCTCAGAACTGTGCGGGCGTGTCCTGATGGCAGCGCAGGAGCGCGTCAAAGCCGGCGCGACGCCCGCCGCCGTGGTCCTCGCCATCGCGCAGGAAACACGGGCCAGCGGCGGCAAGCTCCCCGGCTTCGGTCATCCGGTTCATCACCCGGTCGATCCGCGCTCAGAGCGCATTCTTGAACTCGCCGATCGCGAAGGCGCCGCCGGTCCTCACGTCGCGCTGGCGCGGCTGTTTCCCGCCGCCGCCGCTGAAGTTTGGAAGCGGCCACTGCCGATGAATGTCTCAATGGCGATCGCGGCGGTGCTGCTCGATCTCGATTTTCCGCCCGCCATCATCAAGGGCATTCCGCTGCTGGCGCGCACCGCGGGATTGCTCGGTCATCTGGCCGAAGAGCAGGAAACGCCCATCGGCTTCCTCATGGCTCACCACGGCGAAGAAGCCATCAAATACGCGAAGAAATAG
- a CDS encoding phenylacetate--CoA ligase family protein: MILEPTVETLPWPEQVRLDDALYREQIKYLFANSPFYQQKLRKAGFETPSDVGGLDDIAKLPTTEKDELRATRTDDQPIGTHLAVSMDKVARIYSTSGTTGVPSYIPLTAGDVHNWVTTSARSYTAAGIGPGTRIITTYGAGPFVAGAALDAFAKLGTCHIPVGAGNTERLMMAVRLLKAEAIALTPSYALHLAEWARDRKYDLRTSSVKNLLVAGEPGGGEPAMRAQLEDAWGAQVTEAMGIGDISPSLWGECPEKQGMHLGGRGYVHIELIDPDTGAAVPLTNGARGELVLTHLRQQAAPLLRFRTRDHVVIWTEPCACGRTSPRVRCIGRTDDMLIVRGVNVFPSAVREVVHRFQPDVSGVISIRPGVKGVKQSPPLKVVVEMAEKAAGADGLARQIENDIRAKLVFSAAVELVPFGSLPRSDYKSKIVDFSEAAPSGA, translated from the coding sequence ATGATTCTCGAACCGACCGTCGAAACACTTCCCTGGCCCGAGCAGGTCCGCCTGGACGATGCGCTATATCGCGAGCAGATCAAGTATCTCTTCGCCAATTCGCCTTTCTATCAGCAGAAGCTGCGCAAGGCTGGCTTCGAGACGCCGTCCGATGTCGGCGGTCTCGACGACATCGCCAAGCTGCCCACTACGGAGAAGGACGAGCTTCGCGCGACGCGCACCGACGACCAGCCGATCGGAACGCATCTTGCGGTGTCGATGGACAAGGTCGCTCGTATCTACTCGACCAGCGGCACCACCGGCGTGCCGAGCTACATCCCGCTGACCGCCGGCGATGTGCACAATTGGGTGACGACTTCGGCGCGCAGCTACACCGCCGCCGGCATTGGCCCTGGCACGCGCATCATCACGACCTACGGTGCCGGGCCTTTCGTCGCGGGCGCGGCGCTCGATGCCTTCGCCAAGCTGGGCACGTGTCATATTCCCGTCGGCGCCGGAAATACCGAACGGCTGATGATGGCGGTGCGACTGCTCAAGGCCGAAGCGATCGCGCTGACCCCGTCTTACGCGCTGCATCTCGCCGAATGGGCGCGCGACCGCAAATACGATCTCCGGACCAGCAGCGTGAAGAACCTGCTGGTCGCGGGCGAGCCCGGCGGCGGCGAGCCGGCCATGCGCGCGCAACTCGAGGACGCCTGGGGTGCGCAGGTGACCGAAGCCATGGGCATCGGCGATATCTCGCCGTCGCTGTGGGGCGAGTGTCCGGAGAAGCAGGGCATGCATCTCGGGGGCCGCGGCTACGTCCATATCGAACTGATCGATCCCGACACTGGCGCTGCCGTGCCACTCACCAATGGCGCGCGCGGCGAACTCGTGCTGACGCATCTGCGCCAGCAGGCCGCGCCACTGCTGCGTTTCCGCACCCGCGATCATGTCGTGATCTGGACCGAGCCCTGCGCCTGCGGCCGCACTTCGCCGCGCGTGCGTTGTATCGGCCGCACCGACGACATGCTGATCGTGCGCGGCGTCAACGTGTTCCCATCCGCCGTTCGCGAAGTGGTGCACCGCTTCCAGCCGGATGTCAGCGGCGTGATTTCGATCCGGCCCGGGGTGAAGGGCGTCAAGCAGAGCCCGCCACTCAAGGTCGTCGTCGAGATGGCGGAGAAGGCGGCGGGCGCCGACGGCCTCGCCAGGCAGATCGAAAACGATATCCGCGCCAAACTTGTGTTCTCGGCAGCCGTCGAACTCGTGCCCTTCGGCTCGCTGCCGCGAAGCGACTACAAGTCCAAGATCGTGGACTTTTCCGAAGCCGCGCCAAGCGGTGCATGA
- a CDS encoding TRAP transporter substrate-binding protein: MKSILLGAAVALVAGNSAMAAEYELKMSLMFPPTHFITTRAMEPWAKMIEEKTGGRVHFTIFSAGSALGDATKQFDQVRTGVVDVAVSIPAIPRGRHPRTTLMELPFTIKTSAAGTKALMELYDKYLKADYPGAVMLNMTITEPSAVHTRNPITDLDQLKGVRTRAPTPSVTAMLNAIGATPVGMPPTQIYESAERGVIDGNVMPWGPVGAFKIYEIFKNHLNARIDAVAMYTLMNENRYKSLPPDIRKVIDDSRPFLVDIWTKLWKETDDAAIETARKAGNKIVDLKDARREEWRAKMKPVVDQYIEEQSKTVPNSREIYDAMVTTLKKYE, encoded by the coding sequence ATGAAATCGATACTGCTCGGGGCGGCTGTCGCCCTCGTGGCCGGCAACTCCGCGATGGCCGCTGAGTATGAACTCAAGATGTCTCTGATGTTTCCGCCGACTCACTTCATCACGACGCGCGCGATGGAGCCCTGGGCGAAAATGATCGAGGAGAAGACGGGCGGCCGGGTGCACTTCACCATCTTCTCGGCCGGCTCCGCGCTCGGCGATGCGACCAAGCAGTTCGACCAGGTCCGCACCGGCGTCGTCGATGTCGCCGTCAGCATTCCGGCGATCCCGCGCGGCCGTCATCCGCGCACGACTTTGATGGAGCTGCCCTTCACCATCAAGACGTCCGCAGCCGGCACCAAGGCGCTGATGGAGCTCTACGACAAATATCTCAAGGCCGACTATCCCGGCGCGGTCATGCTCAACATGACCATCACCGAGCCGAGCGCGGTGCATACCCGCAATCCGATCACCGATCTCGACCAGCTCAAAGGTGTGCGCACCCGCGCGCCGACGCCCAGCGTCACCGCGATGCTCAACGCTATTGGTGCGACGCCGGTCGGCATGCCGCCGACGCAGATCTATGAAAGCGCCGAGCGCGGCGTGATCGACGGCAACGTCATGCCGTGGGGCCCGGTCGGCGCCTTCAAGATCTACGAGATCTTCAAGAACCACTTGAACGCCCGCATCGATGCGGTCGCGATGTACACGCTGATGAACGAGAACCGCTACAAGTCGCTGCCGCCGGACATCCGTAAGGTCATCGACGACAGCCGGCCATTCCTCGTCGATATCTGGACCAAGCTGTGGAAGGAAACCGACGACGCGGCCATCGAGACCGCCCGCAAGGCCGGCAACAAGATCGTCGACCTGAAGGACGCGCGCCGCGAGGAATGGCGTGCCAAGATGAAACCGGTGGTCGATCAGTACATCGAAGAGCAGTCGAAAACCGTTCCCAATTCGCGCGAGATCTATGACGCGATGGTCACGACGCTGAAGAAGTACGAGTAA
- a CDS encoding TRAP transporter small permease produces the protein MTFESASERALRFVSFAATFMFVVGVLLTMTDIFLRSVSTLTVQGMVDMMQLCVLTGAMLAIPHAFLSDQHVAIDLFVERAPTRVQLALRIIAALLAIAFLSGVLWFSYQQALNEAHDTSQTIGIPMTWYWAPFLIGIALSVFANIVLMVQLWRHGLPAKAVE, from the coding sequence ATGACATTCGAATCAGCGAGCGAGCGGGCTCTCCGTTTCGTCTCTTTCGCCGCGACGTTCATGTTCGTCGTCGGCGTGCTTCTTACCATGACCGATATCTTCCTGCGCAGCGTCTCGACGCTGACGGTCCAGGGCATGGTCGACATGATGCAGCTCTGCGTGCTGACCGGCGCCATGCTGGCCATTCCACACGCCTTCCTGTCCGATCAGCATGTTGCCATCGACCTTTTCGTTGAAAGAGCGCCGACCCGAGTGCAACTCGCCCTGCGCATCATTGCCGCACTGCTCGCAATCGCCTTTCTGTCCGGCGTGCTCTGGTTCTCCTATCAGCAGGCGTTGAATGAGGCGCATGACACCAGCCAGACCATCGGCATTCCCATGACGTGGTACTGGGCGCCGTTCCTGATCGGCATCGCACTGTCCGTGTTTGCGAATATCGTGCTGATGGTGCAGTTGTGGCGCCACGGCCTGCCGGCAAAGGCTGTCGAATAA
- a CDS encoding TRAP transporter large permease has product MSPPIIGAIGVFALLVLIGLRVPVAIAMGIVGIVGGVAINGWTSLGFVLGSQPFVTVVPYSLSVIPLFVMMGAFAARAGLSASLYQALHALIGHWRGGLASATVGACALFGAVCGSSLATAATMARVAIPEMRALGYDDRLSAGVVAAGGTLGILIPPSIIMVIYAIMTEQSIGRMFLAGMIPGILAAVLYVVAVTIVVTLRPAMAPRAPRSNGAAKRAAFGQLAPVALLFGAVMGSIYLNVASPTEAAAVGAFGAVVLAAARRKLTWQVMREALVETAQTTAVIFLILVGTSVLQFFIETSTLPTLLLELINRFNLPPFGVIMIILLVYIILGCFLDSLSMMLITLPIFFPLIIKLGYDPIWFGVLVTSVVEIGLITPPVGMNLFIIASVTEKLKFEVAAQGVLPFLAADCVRLLLLASIPSLSLFLPRLLM; this is encoded by the coding sequence ATGTCTCCTCCCATTATTGGCGCCATCGGCGTCTTCGCGCTTCTGGTTCTGATCGGGCTGCGCGTCCCGGTCGCGATCGCCATGGGCATCGTCGGCATCGTTGGCGGCGTCGCCATCAACGGCTGGACGAGTCTCGGTTTCGTCCTTGGCTCGCAGCCTTTCGTCACGGTCGTGCCGTATTCGCTGTCGGTCATTCCGCTGTTCGTGATGATGGGCGCCTTCGCTGCGCGTGCCGGATTGTCCGCCTCGCTCTATCAGGCGCTGCACGCTTTGATCGGTCACTGGCGTGGCGGCCTCGCCTCGGCGACGGTCGGCGCCTGCGCGCTGTTCGGCGCGGTCTGCGGATCGAGCCTAGCTACCGCGGCCACCATGGCCCGCGTCGCTATCCCGGAGATGCGCGCGCTCGGCTATGACGATCGGCTGTCGGCCGGCGTCGTCGCCGCCGGCGGCACGCTCGGCATCCTGATCCCGCCGAGCATCATCATGGTCATCTACGCGATCATGACCGAGCAATCGATCGGCCGCATGTTCCTGGCCGGCATGATTCCCGGCATCCTCGCCGCTGTTCTTTACGTCGTCGCGGTGACGATCGTCGTGACTCTTAGGCCGGCGATGGCGCCCCGCGCGCCACGGTCGAATGGAGCCGCGAAGCGCGCTGCGTTCGGACAGCTTGCACCGGTCGCTCTCCTTTTCGGCGCGGTGATGGGCAGTATCTATCTCAATGTTGCGTCTCCGACGGAAGCGGCCGCGGTCGGCGCCTTTGGCGCCGTGGTGCTCGCCGCGGCGCGACGCAAACTGACCTGGCAGGTGATGCGCGAGGCGCTTGTTGAAACGGCGCAAACCACCGCCGTCATTTTCCTCATTCTCGTCGGCACCTCGGTGCTGCAGTTCTTCATCGAGACGTCGACGCTGCCGACGCTGCTTCTGGAGCTGATCAACCGCTTCAACCTGCCGCCTTTCGGCGTCATCATGATCATCCTGCTGGTCTACATCATCCTTGGCTGTTTCCTTGACAGCCTGTCGATGATGCTGATCACGCTGCCAATCTTTTTCCCGCTGATCATCAAGCTCGGCTACGACCCGATCTGGTTCGGCGTGCTGGTGACCTCGGTGGTTGAGATCGGCCTCATCACGCCGCCGGTTGGCATGAACCTGTTCATTATCGCCTCCGTGACCGAAAAGCTGAAGTTCGAGGTCGCGGCGCAGGGTGTGCTGCCTTTCCTTGCCGCCGACTGCGTCAGACTATTGTTGCTCGCCAGCATACCCAGCCTGTCGCTGTTCCTGCCGCGGCTGCTGATGTAG
- a CDS encoding YccF domain-containing protein, with the protein MGPMSLLFNLLWIVFGGFWMAVGWAIAAVIMAITIIGLPWTKAAFTIAAYTLLPFGQRAVSRDEYFGREDVGTGALGFVGNIVWFVLAGWWLALGHLLTALLLAITIIGIPFAWAHLKLAGLALWPIGKVIVPA; encoded by the coding sequence ATGGGACCGATGTCGCTGCTGTTCAACCTGTTGTGGATCGTCTTCGGCGGCTTCTGGATGGCCGTCGGCTGGGCCATCGCGGCGGTGATCATGGCGATCACCATCATCGGCCTGCCGTGGACCAAGGCCGCTTTCACCATTGCCGCCTATACCTTACTGCCCTTCGGCCAGCGGGCGGTGTCGCGCGATGAATATTTCGGCCGTGAGGACGTCGGCACCGGAGCACTCGGCTTTGTCGGCAACATCGTCTGGTTCGTATTGGCCGGTTGGTGGCTGGCGCTGGGACACCTGCTGACGGCGCTGCTGCTGGCGATCACCATTATCGGCATTCCCTTTGCCTGGGCTCATCTCAAGCTCGCGGGCCTTGCGCTATGGCCGATTGGTAAGGTTATTGTGCCGGCATGA
- a CDS encoding GIY-YIG nuclease family protein has protein sequence MDCYVYVLGCRSNGRMLTYVGWTNDVERRLAQHNAGKGARTTRGRTWQLLHSECFASKAEAMSREWHLKRERAFRKELAKRIDAANAASPHQPKPPSRGRGLQSPAPRRSGAP, from the coding sequence ATGGATTGCTACGTCTACGTCCTCGGCTGCCGCAGCAACGGCCGCATGCTGACTTATGTCGGCTGGACCAACGATGTCGAGCGGCGGCTGGCCCAGCACAATGCCGGCAAGGGGGCGCGCACGACGCGCGGCCGCACCTGGCAATTGCTGCATTCGGAGTGTTTCGCCAGCAAAGCCGAAGCCATGAGCCGGGAATGGCATCTCAAGCGCGAGCGCGCCTTCCGCAAGGAACTGGCGAAGCGGATCGACGCCGCTAATGCGGCTTCCCCTCATCAGCCGAAGCCGCCATCGCGCGGGCGAGGTCTACAATCTCCTGCTCCACGTCGCTCAGGCGCTCCGTGA
- a CDS encoding L,D-transpeptidase family protein translates to MKSRFVRAMLASAALVAAIALAGCNADMVPNGRAQAPLSEKMLSEIASKNMDKESPILVRIFKEESELEVWKQTRDGEYALLKSYPVCRWSGDLGPKKKEGDRQAPEGFYTITPGQMNPNSSYYLAFNTGFPNAYDRSHGYTGSELMVHGDCSSRGCYAMTDEQIQEIYALARESFFGGQKAFQLQAFPFRMTAMNMARHRNSPHFAFWKMLKEGYDNFEASKQEPKVAVCEKKYVFDPAATDDKPLKFNAAGKCPAYQLDQSIADAVLEHRRKEQVQMAQYIAQGVATAKPRHGIDGGMNQVFAEKLGTQDGYDSKGRPIQVATAPGSLPRGENMPAPATVVSVPRAPDAQPEPQIQLASVPVPQPAPNASQAASRSGSIGGLIGNLNLFGNSSTAAAPAQVQAPPTAAAAPRPAPRPLTRTANAAPASAPTTPPAKPKAVAAAPAPASPRVAQAEPSTAEPAPQLRTAFSAQPANSGSTLTGAQPVMPVGSFDQRWSGSAR, encoded by the coding sequence TTGAAGTCTCGCTTCGTCCGCGCCATGTTGGCGTCCGCTGCACTCGTGGCGGCGATCGCGCTTGCCGGCTGCAATGCCGACATGGTGCCGAATGGACGCGCCCAGGCGCCGCTGTCGGAAAAGATGCTTTCCGAAATTGCCTCCAAGAACATGGACAAGGAATCGCCGATCCTTGTCCGCATCTTCAAGGAAGAATCCGAGCTCGAGGTCTGGAAGCAGACCCGCGACGGCGAATACGCGTTGCTCAAGAGCTATCCGGTCTGCCGCTGGTCCGGCGATCTCGGCCCGAAGAAGAAGGAAGGCGACCGCCAGGCGCCGGAGGGCTTCTACACGATCACGCCGGGTCAGATGAACCCGAACTCCAGCTACTACCTCGCCTTCAACACCGGCTTCCCGAACGCCTATGACCGGTCGCACGGCTACACCGGCTCGGAGCTGATGGTGCACGGCGACTGCTCGTCGCGCGGCTGCTACGCGATGACCGATGAGCAGATCCAGGAAATCTACGCGCTGGCCCGCGAGTCGTTCTTCGGCGGCCAGAAGGCGTTCCAGCTGCAGGCCTTCCCGTTCCGCATGACGGCGATGAACATGGCCCGGCATCGCAACAGCCCGCATTTCGCGTTCTGGAAGATGCTCAAGGAAGGCTACGACAATTTCGAAGCCAGCAAGCAGGAGCCGAAGGTCGCGGTCTGCGAGAAGAAATACGTGTTCGATCCGGCAGCGACCGACGACAAGCCGCTGAAGTTCAATGCTGCCGGCAAGTGCCCGGCCTATCAACTCGACCAGAGCATCGCCGACGCCGTGCTTGAGCATCGGCGCAAAGAGCAGGTCCAGATGGCGCAGTACATCGCGCAGGGCGTCGCCACGGCGAAGCCGCGTCACGGCATCGACGGCGGCATGAACCAGGTATTCGCCGAGAAGCTGGGCACGCAGGACGGTTACGACAGCAAGGGCCGCCCGATCCAGGTCGCCACCGCGCCGGGCTCGCTGCCGCGCGGCGAGAACATGCCGGCTCCGGCGACGGTTGTATCGGTGCCGCGTGCGCCCGACGCCCAGCCCGAACCCCAAATTCAGCTCGCCAGCGTGCCAGTGCCGCAGCCGGCGCCCAACGCCAGCCAGGCAGCGTCCAGATCGGGATCGATCGGCGGCCTGATCGGCAATCTCAATCTGTTCGGCAATTCCAGCACCGCCGCCGCTCCGGCGCAGGTTCAGGCTCCGCCGACTGCCGCAGCCGCGCCGCGCCCAGCCCCGCGCCCGCTGACCCGGACCGCCAATGCGGCGCCCGCCAGCGCCCCAACAACGCCGCCGGCGAAGCCGAAAGCCGTCGCCGCTGCGCCGGCCCCCGCCTCGCCGCGCGTCGCCCAGGCTGAGCCCAGCACGGCCGAACCGGCGCCGCAGTTGCGCACCGCCTTCTCGGCTCAGCCTGCGAACAGCGGCTCCACGCTCACCGGCGCGCAGCCGGTCATGCCGGTCGGCTCGTTCGACCAGCGCTGGTCCGGTAGCGCTCGCTGA
- a CDS encoding acetyl-CoA carboxylase carboxyltransferase subunit alpha: MRSYLDFEKPVAELEAKVEELRAMAATDNAVSVTEEIGRLESKAAQALKELYGELTPWQKTQVARHPQRPHCLDYVKGLITDFVPLAGDRKFGDDAAIIAGFGRFRGDSVCILGHEKGSDTESRLKHNFGMARPEGYRKAVRLMEMADRFGIPVLSLVDTAGAYPGIGAEERGQAEAIARSTDVCLSLGVPNVAVILGEGGSGGAIALATANKVLMLEHAIYSVISPEGAASILWRDSSKAQDAATNMKITAQDMIRFGVIDGIIAEPTGGAHRDPGETIASAGDAIAAAFAELSGLGRDAVRKARRDKFLAIGRLPAKAAG; the protein is encoded by the coding sequence ATGCGCAGCTATCTCGACTTTGAAAAACCGGTGGCCGAGCTCGAGGCCAAGGTCGAGGAATTGCGCGCCATGGCGGCGACCGACAATGCCGTTTCGGTGACCGAAGAGATCGGCCGCCTCGAGAGCAAGGCCGCGCAGGCACTCAAGGAGCTCTACGGCGAGCTTACGCCCTGGCAGAAGACACAGGTCGCGCGCCATCCGCAGCGTCCGCATTGTCTCGATTACGTCAAAGGCCTCATCACGGACTTCGTGCCGCTCGCCGGCGATCGCAAGTTCGGCGACGACGCTGCCATCATTGCCGGCTTCGGCCGCTTCCGCGGCGACAGCGTCTGCATTCTCGGTCACGAGAAGGGCAGCGACACCGAGAGCCGCCTCAAGCACAATTTCGGCATGGCGCGCCCCGAAGGCTATCGCAAGGCGGTGCGGCTGATGGAAATGGCCGACCGTTTCGGCATTCCGGTGCTGTCGCTGGTCGACACTGCGGGCGCCTATCCCGGCATCGGCGCGGAAGAGCGTGGCCAGGCCGAAGCGATCGCGCGTTCGACCGATGTCTGCCTGTCGCTCGGCGTACCCAATGTCGCGGTCATTCTCGGCGAAGGCGGCTCAGGCGGTGCCATCGCGCTCGCCACCGCCAACAAGGTGCTGATGCTCGAGCACGCAATCTACAGCGTGATCTCGCCGGAAGGCGCCGCCTCGATCCTGTGGCGCGACTCGTCCAAGGCGCAGGACGCCGCCACCAACATGAAGATCACCGCCCAGGACATGATCCGCTTCGGCGTCATCGATGGGATCATCGCCGAACCGACCGGCGGCGCCCATCGCGATCCGGGCGAGACCATCGCCTCGGCGGGCGATGCCATCGCCGCCGCCTTCGCCGAACTCAGCGGGCTCGGCCGGGATGCCGTCCGCAAGGCCCGCCGCGACAAATTCCTGGCCATCGGCCGGCTCCCGGCGAAAGCCGCCGGTTAA
- a CDS encoding GNAT family N-acetyltransferase, which yields MSVVDTRHNVQGWIAGARAALARDRGAFGDLARSEQAISEVVDILAVPEAAWADLSARAVEANAFYHPAWARAVARHVKGQVGMRALLAWDGPRKRRLIGLMLVAPAWNCLRLPLPVFVGWYAYAPLTTPLLDRDQPDDAAHALMKAAREAGAQALLLPALAMDGAVAAALRRATEPFAISPRVFNAHERARLDATQDIDEALAALGAKKLKELRRQRNRLADTGDVEYRVAAPGAEAVTALEQFLALEAAGWKGAAGTALAARQGDVAFMKEALPAMVREGAAQIVTLTSGDKVVAAGVLLRHAGRAYFFKIAYDEAFAKMSPGVLLTLDITRAMCADAAIDSVDSNAVANHPMIDHIWRDRQPIADLMLPTQAGASGFRLLAALIDARRALRDAARSLYHRLRKLKG from the coding sequence ATGTCGGTCGTCGATACTCGTCACAACGTGCAAGGCTGGATTGCCGGCGCGCGCGCCGCGCTGGCACGTGATCGCGGTGCGTTCGGTGATTTGGCGCGTAGCGAGCAGGCGATCTCCGAAGTCGTCGATATTCTGGCTGTGCCAGAAGCGGCCTGGGCCGATCTTTCCGCGCGCGCGGTCGAGGCCAATGCTTTCTATCATCCGGCCTGGGCGCGCGCCGTGGCGCGGCATGTCAAAGGCCAGGTCGGCATGCGAGCGCTGCTCGCCTGGGATGGTCCGCGCAAGCGCCGCTTGATCGGGCTGATGCTGGTGGCTCCCGCCTGGAATTGCCTGCGCCTGCCGCTTCCCGTTTTCGTCGGCTGGTACGCTTACGCGCCGCTGACGACGCCGCTGCTCGATCGCGACCAACCGGATGACGCCGCGCATGCGCTGATGAAAGCCGCGCGCGAAGCCGGCGCGCAGGCATTGCTCCTGCCGGCGCTGGCGATGGATGGCGCGGTCGCTGCTGCGCTGCGCCGCGCGACCGAACCATTTGCTATCAGCCCTCGTGTCTTCAACGCGCATGAGCGCGCGCGCCTCGATGCGACGCAGGACATCGATGAGGCCTTGGCCGCACTCGGCGCCAAGAAGCTGAAAGAACTGCGCCGTCAGCGCAATCGTCTGGCCGATACCGGCGACGTTGAATACCGCGTTGCCGCGCCGGGTGCCGAGGCCGTAACCGCGCTTGAACAGTTCCTCGCGCTCGAGGCCGCCGGCTGGAAAGGCGCGGCCGGGACCGCGCTCGCCGCCAGGCAGGGCGACGTCGCTTTCATGAAAGAGGCCTTGCCGGCGATGGTGCGTGAGGGCGCCGCGCAGATCGTGACGCTGACGAGTGGCGACAAGGTGGTCGCCGCCGGCGTGCTGCTGCGCCATGCGGGCCGCGCCTATTTCTTCAAGATCGCCTATGATGAGGCTTTCGCCAAGATGTCGCCCGGCGTGCTGCTCACGCTCGACATCACGCGGGCGATGTGCGCCGACGCGGCGATCGACAGCGTCGATTCCAACGCCGTCGCCAACCATCCGATGATCGACCACATCTGGCGCGATCGTCAGCCGATCGCCGATCTGATGCTGCCGACGCAGGCCGGCGCTTCCGGTTTCAGGCTTCTCGCCGCTCTCATCGATGCGCGCCGCGCGCTGCGTGACGCTGCGCGCTCGCTTTATCACCGCCTTCGCAAGTTGAAAGGATGA
- a CDS encoding cupin-like domain-containing protein → MNAMTAAAAVVEPADRSAFAASFPMQPFSLRHQLAGNPLFTLPKIVDLVRHLPADSIEYNSGDAAIGQDAKETKFIDLDPEEVVRSIETAGAWMVLKRVEQHPAYRAVIEDCLNALARAHGHADLEEAGFEDIRGFMFVSSPNATTPFHVDAEDNIFVQIHGDKFFTICDNRDGSVVSDDAIEHSLTKHRNVSYSPDFEKKSVCYSLKDGDGVFVPYLWPHWVRTGSQYSISMAVTWKTKAVMRKNDVFVVNSLLRRFGMPQAAPGRNPALDTVKLAVFRSVKAVVDPLRKSLAMRALIRKLVLGRNANYYLKTKQAA, encoded by the coding sequence ATGAATGCCATGACCGCCGCCGCTGCCGTCGTCGAACCGGCCGACCGCTCCGCTTTCGCCGCCAGTTTCCCGATGCAGCCGTTCTCGTTGCGTCACCAACTGGCCGGCAATCCGCTATTCACGCTGCCGAAGATCGTCGATCTGGTGCGCCACCTGCCGGCCGATTCCATCGAATATAATTCCGGCGACGCGGCTATCGGTCAGGACGCCAAGGAAACAAAATTCATCGATCTAGACCCGGAAGAGGTGGTGCGCAGCATCGAGACCGCGGGTGCCTGGATGGTGCTCAAGCGCGTCGAGCAGCACCCCGCCTATCGCGCCGTGATCGAGGATTGCCTCAACGCGCTCGCCCGCGCGCACGGCCACGCCGATCTCGAGGAGGCGGGCTTCGAGGACATCCGCGGCTTCATGTTCGTGTCGTCGCCGAACGCCACGACGCCGTTTCATGTCGATGCCGAGGACAATATTTTCGTACAGATTCACGGCGACAAGTTTTTCACCATCTGCGACAACCGCGACGGCTCGGTGGTCAGCGACGACGCTATCGAGCATTCGCTGACCAAGCACCGCAATGTGAGCTACAGCCCGGATTTCGAGAAGAAGTCGGTCTGCTATTCGCTAAAGGACGGCGACGGCGTGTTCGTGCCGTATCTCTGGCCGCACTGGGTGCGGACGGGCTCGCAGTATTCGATCTCGATGGCGGTGACGTGGAAGACCAAGGCGGTGATGCGCAAGAACGACGTGTTCGTCGTCAATTCTCTGCTGCGCCGTTTCGGCATGCCGCAGGCCGCGCCGGGGCGCAATCCGGCGCTCGACACCGTGAAGCTGGCAGTGTTCCGCTCGGTCAAGGCGGTGGTCGATCCGCTGCGCAAGAGCCTCGCCATGCGCGCGCTGATCCGCAAGCTCGTGCTTGGGCGGAACGCCAATTATTACTTGAAGACGAAGCAGGCGGCGTAA